Part of the Chitinophagaceae bacterium genome, AAGTTATTTCAGAATCAAAGCGAATGAATTCTTCTATAATTACTTCTTTTATGTCTCCCCTACTACTTTCTATGGCGGTTTCCCATGCATCTAAAATATCAATCTCTTCTCTGATTATTGACTGTCCCTTCCCGGACGATGACATCAGTGGCTTAGAAACACAGGGATAACCAATCTTTTTAACCGCTTTTATAAAGGAATCCTTGGTATCTGCATATTGATAAGCAGCAGTTTTTAACCCCAATTCTTTGGCAGCTATATCCCTGATTAACTTTCTGTTCATAGTGAAATTAACAGCCTTTGCAGAAGGAACTACCTGTATTCCTTTTTCCTCAAAATCATACAATTGTTCTGTGCGTATCGCTTCTATTTCAGGTACAATAATATCCGGTTGATGCTTATTAATTATTTTACTTAACTCTTTGGCATTTAACATATCCGTCACCTCAAAATCGTCAGCAAGCTGCATCGCCGGTGCATTTTTATAATTATCAACAGCAATCACATATTGTCCCATCCTCTTTGCCGCAATGACAAATTCTTTACCCAGTTCCCCTGAACCGAGCAACATAATCTTTTTATACATAAAATCTTTTTTAAAAAAAAACGATTGCAAAGATAGTTCAGAATAGTTTCAAAAGAAAACTAAGCACTCGTTTTTAACAAAACATTTACGAAAGCGAAATACGTAATAGGGGTGTTTTAATTATTGAAACAAATTAAACCTCATCTTCGCTAAACAGCTTCTTTAACTTATTTTCAAGTTGAATTCCACGTAAATTTCGGGCAATTATTTTCCCGGTTTCATCCAGTAAAAAAGTTGCCGGAATGGCACTTACCTGATATTCTCTGGCTACAGAACAGCCCCAGCCTTTCAATTGACTTCCCTGATAAGGCCAATTCAGCCCATCATCATTTATGGCATCTACCCATCTCTTTAAATTATTATCCAATGAAACACCAAAAATAGTAAAGCCCTTGTCTTTATACTCATTGTATAGTCTCACTAAATTCGGGTTTTCATGCCTGCATGGTCCGCACCAGCTTGCCCAAAAATCAAGATATACAATTTTTCCTCTGGTGTCAGACAAACTAATTTCCTTGCCTTTATGCGTGTTTAATGTAAAATCCGGAGCTTCCCGACCCACTGCCAAGGGAGATGCAGACGCAATTTGATGTTCAAGCTGTCTGAATAAATGATTTTCATTAGCCAAATGACCGTTTTCTTCAATATACGTACTGATGAAGTCATAATTTTCATTAATATCCATCAAACTAATTGCAAATACAGCCAGCAACTCAGATTCAGTTGTGTCCGCAAACTTTCTGTTATATTCACTGACAAATTCTATCTGTTCCTGATATTCATTCTGTAATTCGAGTAATCTTTCTACCGGCCCTCCGGCTCCCTGAACTTGTTGAAATTCCAAACCTATGGCAGCCAGGTTATTTTGAGCTTTACCCAAATCACCTACCATACTTAGCAAAATTTCATTTTCTGCCGGTCCTCCACTGATAGTATAATTGAAAAGATCTGTTTTATTTGCCTCAAAATTCATTTCCTGATTATCTAAAATAATAACCCATGAAACATCCTTGCTGAGTTTTAGCATATATACACCCTTTTCACTTACAGAACCTCTCATTTCAAAGTTTCCTTCACCGGAAACTATCGCTGTGTCAATTACTATATTCTGATTGAAAGAAACCTGCTCCAAATAAACCGGCATAGCCGATGCATCGCCACTAATTGTGCCTTTAATATGGTATTCACTTTTAGAACTTCTATTACTTTCTTTATCTGATAATTCACTGCAACTACCCAATAAAGTTATGATAAGTGGAAAAATGAAAACCTGCTTAAATTTTATATACTTCATTGTAGTTATTTTTTTGATAGAGAAGTTTTTACTTATTTTTCTTAAACTTCATCAATTTAACAAAACGTTTTAATCGTGCTTATATTTTTTATTAAAAACTGTTTTTCCTGTAATGAAAAAAATTAAGCCTTATCCAACATTTCCTGAAGAATTGCACTTGCTTTTTTAGGGTCTGCTTTTCCTTTTGAACGCTTCATAACTTCTCCCATAAAAAGTCCCATCAAACCTTTTTTACCGGCTTGATACTCCTTTACTTTCTCCGGATAAGCTTGAATAGCCTCCAATACAAAACCACTTAATGTATCCTCATCAGAATCCTGAATCAGATTAAGGCTTTCTGCTAACTCTTTTGCCGGCTTTTCGGGTGATTGCGCCATAACAGGGAAAAGCTTTTGGGAAGCCGCAGTAAAACTAAGTTTACCCTCATCTATCAGATCGATTATTTCAGCAATCTTTTGCTCTGGCAATGGAAAGTCTTCAAAATGAAGAGCTTTTTC contains:
- a CDS encoding formate-dependent phosphoribosylglycinamide formyltransferase, translating into MYKKIMLLGSGELGKEFVIAAKRMGQYVIAVDNYKNAPAMQLADDFEVTDMLNAKELSKIINKHQPDIIVPEIEAIRTEQLYDFEEKGIQVVPSAKAVNFTMNRKLIRDIAAKELGLKTAAYQYADTKDSFIKAVKKIGYPCVSKPLMSSSGKGQSIIREEIDILDAWETAIESSRGDIKEVIIEEFIRFDSEITLLTVTQKKGAILFCPPIGHRQERGDYMESWQPEYMKPALLEKAKEMAEKVTKALGGAGLWGVEFFICEDEVYFSELSPRPHDTGMVTLAGTQNLNEFELHFRALIGLPIHQITLERAAASAVILAADDSNEMPSYDGLPQALELKKSDIRIFGKPFTKKYRRMGISLVYDDVDTEIHELRRKARSAAKQISVNKK
- a CDS encoding AhpC/TSA family protein, with the protein product MKYIKFKQVFIFPLIITLLGSCSELSDKESNRSSKSEYHIKGTISGDASAMPVYLEQVSFNQNIVIDTAIVSGEGNFEMRGSVSEKGVYMLKLSKDVSWVIILDNQEMNFEANKTDLFNYTISGGPAENEILLSMVGDLGKAQNNLAAIGLEFQQVQGAGGPVERLLELQNEYQEQIEFVSEYNRKFADTTESELLAVFAISLMDINENYDFISTYIEENGHLANENHLFRQLEHQIASASPLAVGREAPDFTLNTHKGKEISLSDTRGKIVYLDFWASWCGPCRHENPNLVRLYNEYKDKGFTIFGVSLDNNLKRWVDAINDDGLNWPYQGSQLKGWGCSVAREYQVSAIPATFLLDETGKIIARNLRGIQLENKLKKLFSEDEV